In one Carassius carassius chromosome 12, fCarCar2.1, whole genome shotgun sequence genomic region, the following are encoded:
- the LOC132154203 gene encoding ankyrin repeat domain-containing protein 33B-like, with amino-acid sequence MVLMTENGVAGGVLLVKDHQHRTGQNRVRDWNNEESSIQSSSFVVPTEDCYYADDEEHHRYDDDDNDDDVYQEFEELDFSELPDTKSIVSDDSFYPPDDSLHFEKCQNPESPEPISFFKACCTNNAIIVKIMIRQGVTEEEVREVDKNNRTGLIVACYQGYVDVVIALSQCPYVDVNWQDKEGNTALITAAQAGHSMITNYLLNYFPGLDTDCRNCHGFTAMMKAAMQGRAECVRSLMMTGGDIEARDLGRKLTPREWALFTGRYETANLMARLMEQPCAEQFCDSYHMEWPMLSKLVACSKQPKSCWRKFSECVCNLFTISLKTNPLDEGVMDYMVRMTTALASPFIATACHTVCPGSPPCVGKRRPAVQDILRRQRLAELKNLGPERLNNYKRLFQNSRVLLVPKKQERRASLQPQLLHSVAIASTMALRRSSLLPLHMMRRSSVRPGIVVPKVMLLKAPPPSYIPERPPRRTSKESPHIQIPKWKYKALKEERKKAERLERLRLPTGSKK; translated from the exons ATGGTGCTAATGACTGAGAATGGTGTTGCAGGAGGTGTACTTCTGGTCAAAGATCACCAACACCGCACCGGCCAAAACCGAGTGAGAGACTGGAACAATGAAGAGTCCTCAATACAAAGCTCCTCTTTTGTGGTACCAACAGAGGACTGTTATTATGCAGATGATGAAGAGCACCAtcgttatgatgatgatgataatgatgatgacgTCTACCAAGAATTCGAGGAGTTGGACTTTTCAGAACTACCAGATACCAAGAGCATTGTGTCAGACGATTCCTTCTACCCACCTGATGATTCGCTCCACTTTGAAAAATGTCAGAATCCTGAGAGCCCCGAGCCAATCAGCTTCTTCAAAGCTTGCTGCACTAACAACGccatcattgtcaaaatcatgatAAGACAAGGTGTGACGGAGGAGGAAGTACGAGAGGTGGACAAAAATAACAGA ACGGGTCTGATAGTGGCGTGTTACCAGGGCTACGTGGATGTGGTCATTGCACTTTCTCAGTGTCCATATGTGGATGTGAACTGGCAAGATAAAGAAGGGAATACGGCTCTCATAACTGCTGCACAGGCAG GCCACAGTATGATTACCAACTACCTGCTGAACTATTTTCCCGGGCTTGACACTGACTGCAGGAACTGCCATGGCTTCACAGCGATGATGAAAGCAGCTATGCAGGGTCGAGCTGAATGCGTACGGTCTCTTATGATGACAG GAGGAGACATTGAAGCAAGGGACTTAGGCCGTAAGCTGACTCCACGTGAATGGGCCCTGTTCACGGGCCGCTACGAGACTGCCAACCTGATGGCCCGACTGATGGAACAGCCATGTGCCGAACAGTTCTGTGACTCTTACCACATGGAGTGGCCTATGCTAAGCAAACTGGTGGCTTGTTCAAAACAGCCCAAGTCCTGCTGGAGAAAGTTCTCAGAGTGCGTCTGTAACTTGTTTACCATCAGTTTGAAGACCAACCCTTTGGATGAAGGCGTCATGGACTACATGGTGCGCATGACCACAGCGCTGGCCAGCCCTTTCATAGCCACCGCCTGCCACACCGTGTGCCCGGGCAGCCCTCCGTGTGTAGGAAAACGTCGCCCTGCTGTCCAGGACATCCTCCGTAGACAGCGTCTGGCTGAGCTGAAGAACCTTGGGCCTGAGCGCCTCAACAACTACAAGCGCCTATTCCAAAACTCCAGGGTGCTGCTGGTGCCGAAGAAGCAGGAGCGGCGTGCCAGTCTGCAGCCGCAGTTACTGCACAGTGTCGCGATTGCATCCACCATGGCTCTGAGGAGAAGCAGCCTGCTGCCACTTCACATGATGCGCAGGAGCAGCGTCCGTCCTGGGATCGTGGTTCCTAAAGTCATGTTGTTGAAAGCACCTCCTCCTTCATACATCCCTGAGCGTCCGCCGCGCAGAACTTCAAAAGAATCACCACACATACAAATCCCTAAATGGAAGTACAAAGCTCTAAAGGAGGAGAGGAAGAAAGCTGAACGCTTGGAAAGATTGAGACTGCCTACTGGGAGCAAAAAGTGA